The Apium graveolens cultivar Ventura chromosome 6, ASM990537v1, whole genome shotgun sequence genome contains a region encoding:
- the LOC141667746 gene encoding uncharacterized protein C57A10.07, producing the protein MMLNHQFKPDSHSPKSFRAYPRGEFDLESGTVRKPRKHKRSRFHPMKLFKNLGSKIRHFYKLHPFVVFFIIVVFGLAVVLILSFYERRYHVVGNIKKLDVELGKFDVESGTYPFGKLRNLVMVAGHSVYTSSSCDKVDKEDSWFLEAYQKHPGQAATFVTHIKDGVDITAKDDEALLLFSGGETRKDAGPRSEAQSYWTVAESKGWFGNPESVKWRALTEEHARDSFENLLFSVCRFRELTGSYPQNITVVGYDFKEERFTRLHRSAIGFPETRFFYAGTPASLTSKEAALKGEALVRAQFKEDPYGCSGSLHRKKIGRDPFHRSIPYPNGCPEIKGLFGYCGKTPYHGFLPWV; encoded by the exons GGTGAATTTGATCTTGAATCTGGAACTGTTAGGAAACCAAGGAAACATAAAAGATCGAGATTTCACCCCATGAAACTTTTTAAGAATCTCGGTAGCAAAATTAGGCACTTCTATAAGCTACACCCCTTTGTCGTTTTCTTTATAATAGTGGTGTTTGGGCTTGCGGTGGTTTTGATACTATCTTTCTATGAGCGTCGATATCATGTGGTTGGCAATATAAAGAAACTTGATGTGGAATTGGGGAAATTTGATGTGGAATCGGGTACGTATCCGTTTGGTAAGCTAAGGAATCTTGTAATGGTTGCTGGACATTCTGTATATACTAGTAGTAGTTGTGACAAGGTTGATAAGGAGGATTCTTGGTTTTTGGAGGCTTATCAGAAGCATCCTGGTCAGGCTGCTACTTTTGTGACGCATATAAAAGATGGAGTAGATATTACAGCGAAAGATGATGAGGCTTTGCTCTTGTTTAGTGGAGGTGAAACTCGGAAAGATGCTGGACCTCGTAGCGAGGCACAGAGTTATTGGACGGTTGCTGAATCTAAAGGATGGTTCG GCAATCCAGAGAGTGTAAAATGGAGGGCGCTAACTGAGGAACACGCAAGAGACAGTTTTGAGAATCTTCTGTTTAGTGTTTGTCGCTTCCGTGAACTCACTGGATCATACCCACAGAATATAACT GTTGTAGGTTATGATTTTAAGGAAGAGAGGTTCACACGTTTACACCGCTCTGCAATTGGATTTCCGGAGACTAGATTCTTCTATGCAGGCACCCCAGCATCATTGACATCCAAAGAAGCAGCTTTGAAAGGCGAAGCATTGGTCAGGGCTCAATTCAAAGAAGATCCCTATGGATGTTCAGGTTCACTTCATCGTAAAAAAATCGGTCGTGATCCCTTTCATCGCTCAATCCCGTATCCAAATGGATGTCCTGAAATCAAAGGTTTGTTCGGATATTGTGGGAAAACTCCATATCATGGCTTTCTTCCTTGGGTATAA